One window of Desulfarculus baarsii DSM 2075 genomic DNA carries:
- a CDS encoding DUF1638 domain-containing protein codes for MTDDRLKIVTCNALAHVMQALAGEGASCTVMDIALHLKPERLREKLQETVAELEEPGLTIAFGYGLCGRGLEGVCSAKSTLVLPRVDDCVGALLGSRARHRRILADRAGCYFLEPRWLDTELNIFEQMKKGLDRIPPQRRKGLIKAALHHYDALVLLAGHGDEGQARQRCQALAEEYDLELMRRQTDLGLLTRLLRGPWSEDEFVIAPPGSPIPLF; via the coding sequence TTGACCGACGATCGCCTCAAAATTGTCACTTGCAACGCCCTGGCCCACGTGATGCAGGCCCTGGCCGGGGAAGGGGCTTCGTGCACGGTCATGGATATCGCCCTGCATCTGAAGCCCGAGCGCCTGCGCGAAAAGCTTCAGGAGACCGTGGCCGAGTTGGAGGAGCCGGGCCTGACCATCGCCTTTGGTTATGGCCTGTGCGGCCGGGGGCTGGAGGGCGTTTGTTCGGCCAAGAGCACACTGGTGCTGCCCCGGGTCGACGACTGCGTGGGCGCGTTGCTGGGCTCGCGGGCCAGGCATCGGCGCATCCTGGCCGACAGGGCGGGCTGCTATTTCCTGGAGCCCCGCTGGCTCGACACCGAGCTCAACATCTTCGAGCAGATGAAAAAAGGCCTGGATCGCATCCCGCCCCAGCGGCGCAAGGGGCTGATCAAGGCGGCGCTGCACCACTACGACGCCCTGGTGCTGCTGGCCGGCCACGGCGACGAGGGCCAGGCCCGCCAGCGTTGCCAGGCCCTGGCCGAGGAATACGACTTGGAACTGATGCGGCGGCAAACCGATCTGGGGCTGTTGACGCGCCTGCTGCGCGGGCCGTGGAGCGAGGACGAGTTTGTCATCGCGCCGCCGGGCAGCCCGATACCGTTGTTCTAG
- a CDS encoding cobalamin B12-binding domain-containing protein yields the protein MADLKELVSAVVEMREDEAMALTKKLLADGTPPLAVFDAYQAALEEIGKRFEQQLYFIPELIMSGEMMKAASEIIKPLLADQSGGQGKQRLGKVVIATVEGDIHDIGKNIVAMMMDLGGLEVRDLGVDVPADRIIAEAKDFGADIIGLSGLLTLAFDPMKQVVEKLQAEGLRDKIKVIIGGGQMDEQVCKYVGADAFVTDAVAGVNYCKGWLA from the coding sequence ATGGCTGATTTGAAAGAACTTGTAAGTGCAGTCGTCGAGATGCGCGAGGACGAGGCCATGGCCTTGACCAAGAAGCTCCTGGCCGACGGAACGCCGCCCTTGGCGGTCTTCGACGCCTATCAGGCCGCCCTGGAGGAGATCGGCAAGCGCTTCGAGCAACAGCTTTACTTCATCCCCGAGCTGATCATGTCCGGCGAGATGATGAAGGCCGCTTCCGAGATCATCAAGCCCCTGTTGGCCGACCAGAGCGGCGGCCAGGGCAAGCAACGCCTGGGCAAGGTGGTCATCGCCACCGTCGAAGGCGACATCCACGACATCGGCAAGAATATCGTGGCCATGATGATGGACCTGGGCGGCCTGGAAGTGCGAGACTTGGGCGTGGATGTGCCCGCCGATCGCATCATCGCCGAGGCCAAGGATTTCGGGGCCGACATCATCGGCCTCAGCGGCCTGCTGACCCTGGCTTTCGATCCCATGAAGCAGGTGGTCGAAAAGCTCCAGGCCGAGGGCCTGCGCGACAAGATCAAGGTGATCATCGGCGGCGGCCAGATGGACGAGCAGGTGTGCAAGTACGTGGGCGCCGACGCCTTTGTCACCGACGCGGTGGCCGGCGTCAACTACTGCAAGGGCTGGCTGGCCTGA
- a CDS encoding efflux RND transporter periplasmic adaptor subunit: MKRLTKIIGATAGGVAALLGALWAFSPDDQAAAPFRTARVTKGDLVSTIEATGTLEPEDVIDVGAQVGGKIISFGVDANGKPIDYSSPVEAGMVLAKIDDALYQASVTEAQAQVAASKASLQSARADLEQLKAKFRQAERDWQRARKLGPSEAISQASFDSYQSAFEAAKANVTVGEAAILQAKASLAQAEAALWRAQRNLDYCTITSPVKGVIIDRRVDIGQTVNSSMSAPSLFLIAKDLTKMELWVAVNEADIGSIHPGQKVSFTVDAFPGHDFSGQVGKLRLNASMTQNVVSYTVEVQTDNSDGKLLPYLTANVLFEKQRQDGALLAPNAALRFTPADESISPDFREPQKQDQPGAHAGGQGKRGVIWVPDGAYARPLKVKVGVSDGTHTAISGPDLSEGMSVIVGGGSQGARTQSAAASQSDGAASPFTPKMPRRPGGGGPPH; the protein is encoded by the coding sequence ATGAAACGGTTAACAAAAATCATTGGCGCGACGGCGGGCGGCGTGGCCGCCTTGCTGGGCGCGTTGTGGGCCTTCAGCCCGGACGACCAGGCCGCCGCCCCGTTCCGCACGGCCCGAGTGACCAAAGGCGACTTGGTTTCGACCATCGAGGCCACCGGCACCCTGGAGCCCGAGGACGTCATCGACGTGGGCGCCCAGGTCGGCGGCAAGATCATCTCCTTTGGCGTCGACGCCAACGGCAAGCCCATCGATTATTCTTCGCCGGTGGAGGCCGGCATGGTTCTGGCCAAGATCGACGACGCCCTTTATCAGGCCTCGGTCACCGAGGCCCAGGCCCAGGTCGCCGCATCCAAGGCCAGCCTGCAGAGCGCCCGCGCCGACCTGGAGCAACTCAAGGCCAAGTTCCGCCAGGCCGAGCGCGACTGGCAACGGGCCCGCAAACTGGGGCCGTCGGAGGCCATCTCCCAGGCCAGCTTTGATTCGTATCAATCAGCCTTCGAGGCGGCCAAGGCCAACGTGACCGTGGGCGAGGCGGCCATCCTCCAGGCCAAGGCCAGCCTGGCCCAGGCCGAGGCCGCCCTGTGGCGGGCCCAGCGCAACCTGGATTATTGCACCATCACCTCGCCGGTCAAGGGGGTGATCATCGACCGCCGCGTGGACATCGGCCAGACCGTCAACTCCAGCATGAGCGCCCCCAGCCTGTTTCTGATCGCCAAGGACTTGACCAAGATGGAGCTGTGGGTGGCCGTCAACGAGGCCGACATCGGCAGCATCCACCCCGGCCAAAAGGTCAGCTTCACCGTCGACGCCTTCCCCGGCCACGATTTCAGCGGCCAGGTCGGCAAGCTGCGACTCAACGCCTCCATGACCCAAAACGTGGTCAGCTACACCGTGGAGGTGCAGACCGACAACTCCGACGGCAAGCTCTTGCCCTACCTGACGGCCAATGTGTTGTTCGAAAAACAGCGTCAGGACGGCGCGCTGCTGGCGCCCAACGCGGCGTTGCGCTTCACGCCGGCCGACGAGTCGATCTCGCCGGACTTTCGCGAGCCGCAAAAGCAAGACCAGCCCGGCGCTCACGCCGGCGGCCAGGGCAAACGCGGCGTGATCTGGGTTCCCGATGGCGCTTACGCCCGGCCGCTGAAGGTGAAAGTGGGCGTCAGCGACGGCACGCACACGGCGATCAGCGGCCCGGACCTGAGCGAGGGCATGAGCGTAATCGTCGGCGGCGGCAGCCAAGGCGCGCGGACGCAAAGCGCTGCGGCCAGCCAGTCCGACGGCGCGGCCAGCCCCTTCACGCCCAAGATGCCCCGCCGGCCCGGCGGCGGCGGCCCGCCCCACTAA
- a CDS encoding GntR family transcriptional regulator has protein sequence MPKNAARNNQAYLLNKSGAQAIAEHKIDKSSSLPAYAQMANILRQKISTGAYAPGDRLPAESALAKTFGVSAMTARQAVTVLEEEGLVRRVQGSGTFVRKIGVAASYFGLDALGQVLADEANLAVRIVNASVKRTPGLEKTLLGLKDSDPVILVERVIMHRDEPFTLHVSFTSFDPASPTVEAMLDTVVLTGLIFQEGYSNFKKGELRLIPTILGPREARLLRMEPGRSVFKLEHLFHDFDDRPAAFGWFIVSHEKMPLVSRVGVWHD, from the coding sequence ATGCCCAAAAATGCAGCCCGGAATAACCAGGCGTATTTACTAAATAAATCTGGAGCGCAAGCCATAGCCGAGCACAAGATCGACAAGTCGTCCAGCCTGCCCGCCTACGCCCAGATGGCCAACATCCTGCGCCAGAAGATTTCCACCGGCGCTTACGCCCCCGGCGACAGGCTGCCGGCCGAATCGGCCCTGGCCAAGACTTTCGGCGTCAGCGCCATGACCGCCCGCCAGGCCGTCACCGTGCTGGAGGAAGAAGGCCTGGTGCGGCGGGTGCAGGGCAGCGGCACCTTCGTGCGCAAGATCGGCGTGGCGGCCAGCTATTTCGGCCTGGACGCCTTGGGCCAGGTGCTGGCCGACGAGGCAAACCTGGCCGTGCGCATCGTCAACGCCTCGGTCAAGCGCACGCCCGGCCTGGAAAAAACCCTGTTGGGCCTGAAGGACTCCGACCCGGTTATTCTGGTCGAGCGGGTGATCATGCACCGCGACGAGCCCTTCACCCTGCATGTGTCCTTCACCAGCTTCGATCCAGCCTCGCCCACCGTCGAGGCCATGCTCGACACCGTGGTTCTCACCGGGCTGATTTTCCAGGAAGGCTACTCCAACTTCAAAAAAGGCGAATTGCGCTTGATCCCCACCATCCTCGGCCCGCGCGAGGCCAGGCTGCTGCGCATGGAGCCGGGCCGCAGCGTGTTCAAGCTCGAGCACTTGTTCCACGACTTCGACGACCGGCCGGCGGCCTTTGGCTGGTTTATCGTCAGCCACGAAAAGATGCCCCTGGTCAGCCGGGTGGGGGTGTGGCATGACTGA
- a CDS encoding dihydropteroate synthase codes for MIIIGEKINGTRKAVAQAIRERDAAFIKELAQSQAQAGSHYLDVNAGTSPEREPDDMAWLVETIQEACELPLCLDSANPKALKAGLALVNKTPIINSVSGEQPRIDGVLPLALEHKTGLILLALDDKVGIPATSEGRLEIVHRLVGLAKDGGLAEDQLHVDPLVTAISTGTNNGLITFDAIAKTRQAYPAAHITCGLSNISFGMPLRPLINQTFLGMCIMHGLDSAIVDPNDHQLLGVMLAAEMLVGKDKFCQNFSRAYRSGRIGPKTN; via the coding sequence ATGATAATTATTGGAGAAAAAATCAACGGCACGCGCAAGGCGGTGGCCCAGGCCATCCGCGAACGCGACGCGGCCTTCATCAAGGAACTGGCCCAGAGCCAGGCCCAGGCCGGCAGCCACTACCTGGATGTCAACGCCGGCACCTCGCCCGAGCGCGAGCCCGATGACATGGCTTGGCTGGTCGAGACCATCCAAGAGGCCTGTGAACTGCCCCTGTGCCTGGACAGCGCCAACCCCAAGGCCCTCAAGGCCGGCCTGGCCCTGGTGAACAAAACGCCCATCATCAACTCCGTCAGCGGCGAGCAACCGCGCATCGACGGCGTTTTGCCCCTGGCCCTGGAGCACAAGACCGGCCTGATCCTGCTGGCCCTCGACGACAAGGTGGGCATCCCGGCCACCAGCGAAGGCCGCCTGGAGATCGTCCACCGCCTGGTGGGCCTGGCCAAGGACGGCGGCCTGGCCGAGGATCAACTGCACGTCGACCCCCTGGTGACGGCCATCAGCACCGGCACCAACAACGGCCTGATCACCTTCGACGCCATCGCCAAGACCCGCCAGGCCTATCCGGCGGCCCACATCACCTGTGGGCTGAGCAACATCTCCTTTGGCATGCCCCTGCGGCCGCTGATCAACCAGACCTTTTTGGGCATGTGCATCATGCACGGGCTCGACAGCGCCATTGTCGACCCCAACGACCACCAGTTGCTGGGGGTGATGCTGGCCGCCGAGATGCTGGTGGGCAAGGACAAATTCTGCCAAAACTTCAGTCGGGCCTACCGGTCCGGCCGAATCGGCCCTAAAACCAATTAG
- a CDS encoding cobalamin B12-binding domain-containing protein, giving the protein MTEQAQNPAAGAKDLRLQRLVGQIAELNEDACLAELKRLLDEGVDPTELLTCFMEGMRRVGEMFETGRYFIAALIMAGEIMRAAMEALSPHLGQRATTGGGGKIIIGTIQGDIHDLGKNLFSLLLSCHQFEVVDLGVDVSPQTFLEKAIEHKPDLIGISCVLTTSVPSLKEAVELLRDQLPKPAPPVIIGGTCLDERMARFVGSDLWASDAANGLKICQNALKWRTEAD; this is encoded by the coding sequence ATGACTGAGCAAGCGCAAAACCCCGCGGCCGGCGCCAAGGATCTGCGCCTGCAACGCCTGGTCGGCCAGATCGCCGAGCTCAACGAGGACGCCTGCCTGGCCGAACTGAAACGACTGCTGGACGAGGGCGTCGATCCCACCGAACTGCTGACCTGCTTCATGGAAGGCATGCGCCGGGTGGGCGAAATGTTCGAAACCGGACGCTATTTCATCGCCGCCCTGATCATGGCCGGCGAAATCATGCGCGCGGCCATGGAGGCGCTCAGCCCCCATCTGGGCCAACGCGCCACTACCGGCGGCGGCGGCAAGATCATCATCGGCACCATCCAGGGCGACATCCACGACCTGGGCAAGAACCTCTTTTCGCTGTTGCTGAGCTGCCACCAGTTCGAGGTCGTCGACCTGGGCGTGGACGTCTCGCCCCAGACGTTCCTGGAAAAGGCCATCGAGCACAAGCCCGACCTGATCGGCATAAGCTGCGTGTTGACCACCAGCGTGCCCAGCCTGAAAGAAGCCGTGGAGTTGTTGCGCGACCAACTGCCCAAGCCTGCCCCGCCGGTGATCATCGGCGGCACCTGCCTGGACGAACGCATGGCCCGCTTCGTGGGCAGCGACCTGTGGGCCAGCGACGCGGCCAACGGGCTCAAGATCTGCCAAAACGCGCTCAAGTGGCGCACCGAGGCCGACTGA
- a CDS encoding uroporphyrinogen decarboxylase family protein, protein MTDGWDKMTPAQRQDAFLAQWASGEGVPFVDEKAKAGYQARAKLMCDAFQLVKSPQRVPIVPLTTFAPTMLAGYGGKQAMYDPHAVGKAFLDFALKYDADAAGAAPMIMYGPTLEALGYQLYKWPGHGVPEHLSYQFVEKEYMKADEYDHLITDPTDFWLRSWIPKTHAALAALADMAPIYGTMELPMSSSWLISLGTPPAQEALKALMEASRLCFEWINALGPYLGQIMGHGYPFYAGGATKAPFDVLSDSFRGTTPLMMDLYRRPQKVLEAVERLVRPMITTGVSGAVANNNPMVFIPLHKGADGFMSDEQFQKYYWPTLKAVMYGLAEHGCVPCCFVEGGYNQRLEYLAETSDIRCLYLFDRTDMAKARQILGGKVCIGGGFSVSLLLTGTPEQVREETKKLLDVAAGDGGYMLSIGCALDEAKDATMKAFVDAGMEFGKY, encoded by the coding sequence ATGACTGACGGTTGGGACAAGATGACCCCGGCGCAACGACAGGACGCCTTTTTGGCCCAATGGGCCAGCGGTGAAGGCGTGCCCTTTGTCGACGAAAAGGCCAAGGCCGGTTACCAGGCCCGCGCCAAACTGATGTGCGACGCCTTCCAGTTGGTGAAGTCGCCCCAGCGCGTGCCGATCGTGCCGCTGACCACCTTCGCGCCGACCATGCTGGCCGGCTATGGCGGCAAGCAGGCCATGTACGACCCCCACGCGGTGGGCAAGGCCTTTTTGGATTTCGCGCTGAAGTATGACGCCGACGCCGCTGGCGCCGCGCCCATGATCATGTACGGCCCCACCCTGGAGGCGCTGGGCTATCAACTCTACAAGTGGCCCGGCCACGGCGTGCCCGAGCACCTGTCGTACCAGTTTGTCGAAAAAGAATACATGAAGGCCGACGAGTACGACCATCTGATCACCGACCCCACCGACTTTTGGCTGCGTTCGTGGATCCCCAAGACCCACGCCGCCCTGGCCGCCCTGGCCGACATGGCCCCGATCTATGGCACGATGGAGCTGCCCATGAGTTCGTCGTGGCTGATCTCGCTGGGAACGCCGCCGGCCCAGGAGGCCCTCAAGGCCCTGATGGAGGCCAGCCGCCTGTGCTTCGAGTGGATCAATGCGCTTGGCCCCTATCTGGGCCAGATCATGGGCCACGGCTATCCGTTCTACGCCGGCGGCGCGACCAAGGCCCCCTTTGACGTGCTCAGCGACTCTTTCCGTGGCACCACGCCCCTGATGATGGACCTCTACCGCCGGCCGCAAAAGGTGCTGGAGGCCGTCGAACGCCTGGTGCGGCCGATGATCACCACCGGCGTCAGCGGCGCGGTGGCCAACAACAACCCCATGGTCTTCATCCCCCTGCACAAGGGGGCCGACGGCTTCATGTCCGACGAGCAGTTCCAGAAGTATTATTGGCCCACCCTCAAGGCCGTGATGTACGGCCTGGCCGAGCACGGTTGCGTGCCTTGCTGCTTCGTGGAGGGCGGCTACAACCAGCGTCTGGAGTATCTGGCCGAAACCTCCGACATCCGCTGCCTCTATCTGTTCGACCGCACCGACATGGCCAAGGCCCGCCAGATCCTGGGCGGCAAGGTCTGCATCGGCGGCGGCTTCTCGGTGTCGTTGCTCCTCACCGGCACGCCCGAGCAGGTCCGCGAGGAGACCAAGAAGCTGCTGGACGTGGCGGCCGGCGACGGTGGCTACATGCTCAGCATCGGCTGCGCCCTGGATGAGGCCAAGGATGCGACGATGAAGGCTTTTGTTGACGCGGGCATGGAGTTTGGCAAATATTGA